A window of Flavobacterium branchiarum genomic DNA:
AAAAAAGAACCAATGCAAGGAACCGATTTTTATATTAGTGAACACTCTATTACATACAAAAACCAAGAAGTACCTTTTGGTAAACCCGTAGCCGAATGGGTGAAAATTTTCGGTAAGTATAGCAGGATATATCATACAAGTATATATATATATATATGGGATGATTTAGGAATATATGTTTCTGAATCAGAAATTAATTCAGAAATTAATGAACTCCACATCTTTTTTATGAATCTAGATAGCCCTTTAGGACAGAGGGGGAAACTTAATAGAGCTAGAGGGAGAATGTCTCTGGCATTTACAAAAGAAAAAGATAAAAAGATAGATTGGCTTGATGAAGATTATAAAAAAGAAAAATATAAAAGAATAGAAGAAAGAAATACAAGAGGCTCTAATGCTCCAGAAAACTTTATTTATCCCTTTAAGATTTATGAAAAACCATTAAACATTGAGGGCGCAGTAGTAAAAGCGGGAATGCGTGTATCTGAAATCAACAAGGAGCGAAAAAAAGCAAATTTGCCGGTGATCAAATATTATGATGAAGATATGAATTGGAAAAATGAACACGGTTCTACCACTACTTTATCGAATGGTTATTTTACCACTTTTAAAGGTTTTTCAACTTCCGAAGAGCAAGAAAATGCTAATTTTTATAATATCATGTACCGCCAGACCGAAGGCGAGATAGAATACATCCGTATTGTACATGATACAGGTCAGGAATATTTTAAAATTTAATTCTTTGCACAGATGAAACAATTAGTAATATTAATCTTGAGTAGTATTATGCTACAATGTCAAAGCCCTAAAAAAGAACCAATGCAAGGAACCGATTTTTATATTAGTGAACACTCTATTACATACAAAAACCAAGAAACATTATAGTGTAAATAGACCGTCGTCAAAGACAAAGATTCCTTCTTTACATCAAAGAATAACCTTTAACTTAAAACAGCCTCCTACTGGGTATTTATTCCCTTGAAAAAGAAGCTCTCTTTCCTATATTTTTATAATACCTAATCTTCTTTATAAAAAAAAACAATCGGTAAGACCATGCTCATTAGAAACTTAAATAATTTATCATTAAAGTTAAAATTCGCAATTATACTTGGTCTTACCCCATAAAAATACCCCCAAATAGCATCTAACTTTTTGGGGGCAATTCATTCGAAACTCGAATGGAGGCATTTTATTAATTTAGTAAGACTACACTACACCTTGAGCAAGCATAGCATCTGCTACTTTTACAAATCCAGCGATATTAGCACCTTTTACATAATTTACGTAACCATCTTCACCAACACCGTATTTCTTACATTGGTTATGAATTCCTACCATTATATCTTTTAGTCTAAGATCTACTTCTTCACTAGTCCAGTTCAAACGAATTGAGTTTTGAGTCATCTCTAATCCAGATGCAGCAACTCCACCAGCATTTGCCGCTTTTCCAGGAGCAAAAAGAACTTTTTTACCAACAAATTGTTTTATAGCATCAAGAGTACATGGCATATTCGCTGCTTCTGTAACGCATAAAACTCCATTTGCAATTAAGTTCTTAGCATCTTCTTCGTTCAATTCATTTTGAGTAGCACAAGGAATAGCAATATCAACTTTTACTTCCCAAGGGCTTTTTCCTTTGTGAAATTGAGCATTTGGATATTTCTTAACATACATTTCTGCTCTGTTATTTCCACTAGCTCTCATCTCGACCATGTGTTCGATTTTCTCTCCAGAAATTCCTTCTTCATCATAAATGTATCCATCAGGACCAGAAATTGTA
This region includes:
- a CDS encoding DUF7738 domain-containing protein; the encoded protein is MKQLVILILSSIMLQCQSSKKEPMQGTDFYISEHSITYKNQEVPFGKPVAEWVKIFGKYSRIYHTSIYIYIWDDLGIYVSESEINSEINELHIFFMNLDSPLGQRGKLNRARGRMSLAFTKEKDKKIDWLDEDYKKEKYKRIEERNTRGSNAPENFIYPFKIYEKPLNIEGAVVKAGMRVSEINKERKKANLPVIKYYDEDMNWKNEHGSTTTLSNGYFTTFKGFSTSEEQENANFYNIMYRQTEGEIEYIRIVHDTGQEYFKI